CGAGCCCCTTCACGCTGTGACCCTTGTCCGCGAGATCCGCCAGGCGCTTGCGAACCGCGTCCGCGTAGGCCGACTTGGGATGAGTGAAATCCACCAGACCCCAGTCGAGCGCCTTGCGGGCCTTGGCGCCCTCGGCGATGGTGCAGAACGCGTCGGCGAGGTCGCGGCGCACCTTGCGCTTGTCCACCAGGCGGGTGAGTCCACCGGTGCCCGGCAGCACGCCCAGCAGCGGAACCTCGGGCAGGCTCACCGCGGAACTGCGGTCGTCCACCAGGTGGATCTCGTCGCAGGCCAGCGCCAGCTCGTAGCCACCACCGGCGGCGGCGCCGTTGAGCGAGGCGACGTACTTCTGGCCGCTCTTCGCGGTGGCCTCCTCGATGTTGATGCGCGTCTCGTTGGTGAACTTGCAGAAGTTCACCTTGTGGGGATGGGTCGACGTGCTCAGCATGAAGATGTTGGCACCGGCGCAGAAGATGCGGTCGTTGAGGCTCTCGATGCACACCACCGACACCTCGGGATGCTCGAAGCGCAGCCGGGTGACCGCGTCGTCGAGTTCGATGTCGACCGCGAGGTCGTACGAGTTCATCTTGAGCTTGTAGTCGTGCCGCAGCCCCTCGTCCTCGGACACGTTCATCATCAGCCACGCCACCGGCCCCTCGATCTTCAGCTTCCAGTGCTTGTAACGCGAGGGGTGGGTGCCAAAGGGAACCCGCTCGATTCCTGTCTGCGTTTCCTTCATTTTCTATTCCTTGATGCGAATGGCGATCTTCCCGATCGCGCGCCGTTCTTCCATTGCGGCATGCGCCGCGGCAATATCCTTCATGTCATACACCGCACCCACCACCGGCCGCATCCGGCCCTGGAAGATGAGCTTCAGCGCGGCCATGAGCTCTCCCCGCGATCCCGTCGTCGACCCGATGATCTCCAGCTGCCGATAGAAGATGTGGCGCAGGTCTTCCTCGGGATTATAGCCCGTGGTTGCGCCGCACGTCACCAGCCGCCCGCCCCGGGCCAGGCTCTTGAGGCTGCCCAGCCAGGTGTCCCGCCCCACGTAGTCCACCACCACGTCCACCCCCCGCTTGGCCGTCACCTCGCGCACCCGGCGCGCAAAGTCTTCGCGCGAGGTGTCGATGAGCACGTCGGCGCCGAGCTCGCGGCACAGCTCCAGCTTCTCGGGGCTGCTGGCGGCCGCGAACACGCGCGCACCGGCCACTCTTGCAATCTGGATGCAGGCAATACCCACCCCGGCCGACGCCCCCAGCACCAGCACGTCCTCGCCGGCGCGCAGCCGGCCCCGCGTGATGAGCATGCGCCAGGCGGTCACGAAGACCAGCGGGATCGACGCCGCCTCCTCGAACGACATCGAGTCCGGAATGGAGATAGCGTTGGGCGCGGGCACCACGATCTGCTCGCAGGTGGTGCCGCTGGCGTGCTCTCCAATGAGGATGTACTTCACGCACAGACTGGCATCGCCGCGCACGCAGAACTCGCACTGACCGCAACAAATCGACGGGTCCATGAGCACGCGGTCGCCCACCTTGACGTTACCGACCCCGGCGCCGGTCTCGCTGACCACGCCGGCCGCGTCACAGCCGGGAATGTGCGGAAACGGAATCTTGATGCCGGGCATGCCGCGCCGCAGAAATATGTCGATGTGATTGAGGGAGCTGGCGTGAATGTCGATACGGACCCGGCCAGGCCCGATGGCCGGGGCCGGCTGCTCACCGTACTGGAGCACGTCGGGTCCGCCGTGCCGCTCGTAGTAGATCGCTTTCAAACGGATCCTCCGTCATGACTTGCGAAACCGCTCGAACCGCGCACGCCACGCGTCCGAGATGGGAACCGGCTTGAAGGTGTCGTCGATAGCAACGTTCTTGATGGTTGCACGCGCGCTCACCTCGCCGTCGGCCAGGCGCACGATGGTATACCCCACCGTGATCGACGTCCGCCCCACGTCCAGCAGTTCCAGATCCACGCGAATGCGGTCGCCGTAGCGGAGCGGCTTCAGAAATTCCGTCTCCACCCGCACGCTCGGATATCCCACCCGCTCCTTGAGGACGAGGTCCGGATACGGCACGCCCAGCGCGCGCCCGAACCACTCCTCGAACGCCTGATGGAAGTAGTGGAAGAAGCGCGGGTAGTAGACCACGCCGGCCTGGTCGATCTCACCGAAGCGGACATCGAACTCCGCGCTGAAGGTCATGCGCCGTAGGCGTCGTCCGCCTTGGCCGCGAGAATGAAATCGCTCTCGGTGAGGCCGTCGATCTTGTGCGTCCAGATGGTCAGCCCCACGCGGCCCCACGCCAGGTGGATGTCCGGGTGGTGGCCCTCCCGCTCGGCGATCTCACCGACGCGGTTGGTGAAGTCGAGGGCCTGCTTGAAATCGTCGAAGGTGTATGCCTTCTCGAGGTGATGTTCGTCCACCACCTGCCAGCCGCCACCGAGCTTCTGCGCAAGCACGCGCAGCAGATCCCCCTTGATGGGGGGCACGCCGCCACGGCACGGCACGCAGTGCTTCGAGGACAGTTCACCCATGGCAACCCCGGCCCCGCGGCGCTAGCGCGCCGCCTTGAACCGCTTCCCGACTTCGTCCCAGTTGACCACGTTCCAGAATGCGGTCACGTAATCCGGGCGCCGGTTCTGGTAGTTGAGATAGTACGCGTGCTCCCACACGTCGAGGCCCAGGATGGGCGTCATTCCCTCGGAGAGCGGCGAGTCCTGGTTGGGCGTCGAGGACACGGCCAGGGTGCCGTCCTTCTTGACCGAGAGCCACGCCCAGCCACTGCCGAAACGCGTCTTGGCCGCGGTCTCGAACTCCTGCTTGAACGCGTCGAAGCTCTTGAACGCCTTCTCCATCGCCGCGGCGAGCTCACCGGACGGCGCGCCGCCACCATTGGGCTTCATGACGGTCCAGAACAGCGAATGGTTGGCGTGACCACCGGCGTTGTTGCGGATGGCGCCGCGGATGTCCTCGGGAACCGCGTTGAGATTGCCGAGCAGTTCCTCGGCCGACTTCGACCCCAGTTCGGGGTGCTTTTCGAGGGCGGCGTTGGCGTTGTTGATGTAGGCCTGGTGGTGCTTGCCGTGATGAATCTCCATGGTGCGCGCGTCGATGTGCGGCTCCAGGGAGTTCTTGGGATATGGGAGATCGGGAAGCGTAAATGGCATGGCGTGCCTCCTTCTTTCAGTCTGGAATGATGGATCCGAGAACGGATCGAGAAAAAATGGCTAGACCGTGAACGATTCGCCGCAACCGCACGTGGCCTTCGCGTTGGGGTTCGAGAAGACGAAGCCCTTACCGTTCAAGCCCGTGGTGTAGTCGAGCGTGAGCCCGTGCAGAAAGAGTTTGCTCTTCTTGTCGACCACGATGCGCACGTCGCCACTGGCAATGACGACGTCGCTGTCCGCGGCGCTGTCATCGATGGACAGGTTGTACATGAGCCCCGAACAGCCGCCACCCTTGACCGCGACCCGCAGGAAGGCGGTATCCGGGCTCTTCTTCTCGGCGACGATGCAGTCGCGGATGGCCTGTACGGCGTTTTCGGTGACGGTAATCATTGCGGACGAATCCTCGCGAAATCGGCGTTCCTGGTTCACGTTCTTGCGGCGGGCCGAATTGGGGCATGCGCCGCAGGTTCCCAGTCATTATAATCATCGGGGTGTGCCCGGTCAAACCATCAGATCGACATGCGCTTAGCGCCTGTTTGCGGCGCTGCGTGGCGGCCGGGCTGCTGTTGCTGGGCCTGGCCGGGCCCGCCGCCGGGGGGCCCTGGACGCGCGCGAAGGGGGGGCACTACGCCAAGTTTTCGGCGAGCTACCTCTACACCGACACCGAGTACGACTACCAGGGCAACGAGGTCCCGCTGCTCACCTCGAACCCGCTGGTGCAGTCCGCGGCCTACCGGGAGGTCGACCTCTCCGCCTACGTGGAGTACGGGATCACCGACCGCATCTCGCTGGTGGGAACCCTGCCCTTCAAGATCCTCACCTCGCGGCGCACCGAGATCAGCGACATCGCGGACCTGATCCGGGAGATCGATGCCACCAACGCGGGACTGAGCGACCTCTCGATCGGCGCGCGGCAGGCACTCGTCACCGGCCGCTGGCCGGTGTCGGTGGAGGTGACCGGCAAAGTCCCGCTCGGGTACGATGCGACCCCGGACAACGGCGCCCCCGCCCTCGGCACCGGGTACGCCGACCTCTCCGGCGCGCTGCTCGCCGGCAGGAGTGCTCGCGGCATATACGCCACCGCGTCGGCCGCATACCGCGTGCGCGGGGGCCCGCTGGCCGACGACGTCGGCTTTGCGGCCCAGCTGGGCGGATCGGGCGGGGGTTTTTCGGCGCAGGCGCTGCTGGAGGGCTGGTATTCCACCGTGGACCCGGAGCCACTGGACGTGTCGTCCACCGTGGCCGTTCCCAACCAGGACGTGCTCAAGCTGATCGCCTCGCTGGGCTGGCAGTTGAACACGGAGGCGGCGATCGTCGCGGAGGTGTATCACGTCCTGCAGGCGAAGAACGCCCCCGCCGGCACCACCGCCGCCGTGGGACTGGTGCTCACGCGCTGAGGCAAAAGACCCGTTTTGGTGCGGATCGCTTTCGCGCGCGGGTCGTATAATGGTACGCTCGATTCGCTCAACCCGGAGGATCCATCGAATGAGACTCACCCGCTCCATCATCGCCGCCGTGGCCTGCAGCCTGCTCGCGTCCGCGGCGGCCGCGGCGCCGCGCATCCTGGTCGTCTGCCGGGGCGACGCCACCCTGAAGGCGTTCGACGCCACCAGCTACCAGCCCCTCTTCTCGGTCAAGCTGCCCGGCGAACCCCACGAAGTGGCGGTGTCTCCCGACGGGCGCTTTGCGTACACGGCGGACTATCTGGGGCTCGACAACACCGTGTCGATCATCGACCTCGAGAAGCAGCAGCGCGTGGCGGATGTGAACGTCAAGCCGAGCTACAAACCGCATGGATTCGGCATCACCCGGGACGGCACGCGCCTGTACGTGACCTGCGAGGCCTCACGCGCGGTGGTGGAACTGGACCCGGCCGCGCGCTCGGTGAGGCGCACGTTCGCGATGCGCGACTACGGCGCGCACTTGCTCACCCTGTCGCCGGACGAGAAGTGGATCTACGCGTCGAGCATCATCGCCGGCACGGTATCCTTCATCAACCTGGAAACCGGAGAACTCGACCGCACGGTGATGAGCGGACAGGGCTGCGAGGGAATCGCCGCCGCCCCGGATGGCAGCGAGATATGGTCGGTCAATCGCCTGTCGCAGACAATTTCGGTGATCAAGTTCAACGCAACCCGGCGGGATACGACCATGAGCGCGGTGGGCAATCCCATCCGCATACGATTCACCCACGACGGATCGACCGCCATCGTGACCTGCGCGCTGACCAACCAGCTCGCCCTGTTCGATCGCGAACAGCGCAAGGAAACCGGGCGCGTGGTGGTGGGCGACTTTCCGCTCGTGGTCGAGATATCACCCGACGGCAAGCGCTGGTTCGTGACCAACAACCACGCCGGCAGTGTCTCGGTGGTGGACGCCGCGACCCGCGAGCAGGTGTCGACCTTCCCCGCGGGCGAGAGCCCCGAGGGCATCGTGTACATCCGCTGAGACGCCCCTCAGGGGCCTGCGAACGCCGCGTGCTCGTCGTCCAGGGAAACGCGCACACCGGTGACCTCGGTGCGACCGCGGCCGGTTGAGATCTTGATGGCGCCGAAGTCCGTCCACTGGTTCCACGGCAGCGTGAAGCGTGGCTTCTCGTCACCCGCGTCCGCAAAATAGCTCCACTGCGACACCAGCGCGGTTTCCCGATCCACGTAGACCTCGTAGCGGTTGTGCGGCGTGTCCCCAACGTCTGTGAACGTCAGCGTGAGCACGTCGGCGGGGCGGCCGTCCTCGGTGGCGCGCTCCCCGGCGTAGGTGAGCGTCACCCCGGTATCCTTGAGCTTGAAAGGCATGATCAGCCAGTAGGAGTCGTTGATCCATATCGAGCGCGCACGCTGCAGGACCGCAACCCGGTCGTCGTCGTCGGCCATCTCCCGGCCGCGATTCCATGCGCGCCCCACACCACTGTTCACGTTCATGATCACCAGGAGCGTATCGGACTGCAGGCGATAATCACCGGTCCACTTGTTCCACAGATGGGTCCGGCCGAAGATGGTCCAGCCGATGCATTGCACCGCATCCCAGTTGGCGCGACCGCCCATGGCGTCCATGGTGCGGTCGGCGATGGCCACCGCGCGCGCGCCGGATCCGGCGCTGTCGAAGCCTTCCGCCGGTGGATTCTCACCCGCCATCGCCAACGCGGCCACCAGCAACCCACCCAACCCGATCAACCCTCGCTTGCTCATGGATCATTCCTCCCTGGATATCTGCCCGTCGCCGGTGACGCGGAAGCGCGACAGCGGCTCGGTCAGCGGCAGCGCATCACCCGCGGCCAGGATCTCGTTTATCAATTGTTCGCGCTCGCTGACGCGGATGTGCACCGCAAACAAGGCACGCGGTCGCAGACCGCGTTGCAGCAGGCGCTTCCCGAACGGATAGGTCAGGAACCAGAACGGAAAGAACCCCACATCGGCGGTCTCATCCACGACACCCGCCGCCCGCAGTGACTTCTCGTCGATTATACCGTCGCCGAGGTGCAGGACCGTGCGCCCGCCCAACCGCACGACGATGCCGAGTTGCTCGACGTCGGCGTAGTTCACGCGACCGTGACTCAGACCGAAACCTTCGATCCCCACCCCGTTCACCTCGACCACCTCGCGCAC
This portion of the Candidatus Krumholzibacteriia bacterium genome encodes:
- a CDS encoding zinc-binding dehydrogenase, with protein sequence MKAIYYERHGGPDVLQYGEQPAPAIGPGRVRIDIHASSLNHIDIFLRRGMPGIKIPFPHIPGCDAAGVVSETGAGVGNVKVGDRVLMDPSICCGQCEFCVRGDASLCVKYILIGEHASGTTCEQIVVPAPNAISIPDSMSFEEAASIPLVFVTAWRMLITRGRLRAGEDVLVLGASAGVGIACIQIARVAGARVFAAASSPEKLELCRELGADVLIDTSREDFARRVREVTAKRGVDVVVDYVGRDTWLGSLKSLARGGRLVTCGATTGYNPEEDLRHIFYRQLEIIGSTTGSRGELMAALKLIFQGRMRPVVGAVYDMKDIAAAHAAMEERRAIGKIAIRIKE
- a CDS encoding acyl-CoA thioesterase, with translation MTFSAEFDVRFGEIDQAGVVYYPRFFHYFHQAFEEWFGRALGVPYPDLVLKERVGYPSVRVETEFLKPLRYGDRIRVDLELLDVGRTSITVGYTIVRLADGEVSARATIKNVAIDDTFKPVPISDAWRARFERFRKS
- a CDS encoding 4a-hydroxytetrahydrobiopterin dehydratase produces the protein MGELSSKHCVPCRGGVPPIKGDLLRVLAQKLGGGWQVVDEHHLEKAYTFDDFKQALDFTNRVGEIAEREGHHPDIHLAWGRVGLTIWTHKIDGLTESDFILAAKADDAYGA
- a CDS encoding superoxide dismutase; this encodes MPFTLPDLPYPKNSLEPHIDARTMEIHHGKHHQAYINNANAALEKHPELGSKSAEELLGNLNAVPEDIRGAIRNNAGGHANHSLFWTVMKPNGGGAPSGELAAAMEKAFKSFDAFKQEFETAAKTRFGSGWAWLSVKKDGTLAVSSTPNQDSPLSEGMTPILGLDVWEHAYYLNYQNRRPDYVTAFWNVVNWDEVGKRFKAAR
- a CDS encoding iron-sulfur cluster assembly accessory protein, which translates into the protein MITVTENAVQAIRDCIVAEKKSPDTAFLRVAVKGGGCSGLMYNLSIDDSAADSDVVIASGDVRIVVDKKSKLFLHGLTLDYTTGLNGKGFVFSNPNAKATCGCGESFTV
- a CDS encoding YncE family protein produces the protein MRLTRSIIAAVACSLLASAAAAAPRILVVCRGDATLKAFDATSYQPLFSVKLPGEPHEVAVSPDGRFAYTADYLGLDNTVSIIDLEKQQRVADVNVKPSYKPHGFGITRDGTRLYVTCEASRAVVELDPAARSVRRTFAMRDYGAHLLTLSPDEKWIYASSIIAGTVSFINLETGELDRTVMSGQGCEGIAAAPDGSEIWSVNRLSQTISVIKFNATRRDTTMSAVGNPIRIRFTHDGSTAIVTCALTNQLALFDREQRKETGRVVVGDFPLVVEISPDGKRWFVTNNHAGSVSVVDAATREQVSTFPAGESPEGIVYIR
- a CDS encoding MBL fold metallo-hydrolase; the protein is MHVTYLGCEGVLVRSDAGTVLIDGLFGAEAIPFAVPAPSALEDLRHARTPFDGADAVIATHYHGDHFDPGAVADYLRASPRTRFVSTPQAVGRFIDHAGAAFVDRVHALPAVDGVREVVEVNGVGIEGFGLSHGRVNYADVEQLGIVVRLGGRTVLHLGDGIIDEKSLRAAGVVDETADVGFFPFWFLTYPFGKRLLQRGLRPRALFAVHIRVSEREQLINEILAAGDALPLTEPLSRFRVTGDGQISREE